Proteins encoded by one window of Paenibacillus sp. DCT19:
- a CDS encoding bile acid:sodium symporter family protein codes for MLQALNQRLNRIMPLITPVSIVIGVLCGSFLSSYTFLSPWLFAFMTFAGSISLGIRDFLNVLKKPFPLFVCLFILHLAMPVIALGMGHLVFPTDAYTITGLVLAAVIPTGISSFIWVSIYRGNIALTLSIILIDTMLAPFVVPGVLSLLIGTNVSLDTAAMMSSLFWMIVVPSLLGMLLNEWTKGKIVPVWGPRLNPLSKLFMAAVVAINGSVVAPYLANFNWKLAGLAVIIVFLASFGYALSYFIARVLGWDEADQVALVFNGGMRNISAGAVLAVTYFPPPVAVPVVLGMVFQQMLASLSGYLLGRRSQLLQKSDKTSAA; via the coding sequence ATGCTTCAAGCTTTGAATCAACGCTTGAACCGCATTATGCCACTCATTACTCCAGTCAGTATTGTTATTGGTGTACTATGCGGTAGTTTTCTTTCTTCTTATACCTTTTTGTCACCATGGTTATTTGCCTTCATGACCTTTGCGGGAAGTATCAGTCTGGGGATACGAGATTTTCTGAATGTCCTGAAGAAGCCTTTTCCGTTATTTGTTTGTTTGTTTATTTTACATTTAGCAATGCCTGTAATCGCGCTAGGTATGGGTCATTTGGTTTTCCCAACCGATGCATATACGATTACTGGGCTTGTTCTAGCCGCAGTTATTCCAACAGGTATTAGCAGCTTCATCTGGGTCAGTATCTATCGAGGCAACATTGCACTGACTCTATCCATCATCCTCATTGATACAATGCTTGCTCCCTTTGTAGTTCCAGGGGTGCTGTCACTGTTGATCGGCACAAACGTATCATTGGATACCGCTGCCATGATGAGCAGCCTGTTCTGGATGATCGTTGTCCCTTCATTGCTCGGCATGCTATTGAATGAATGGACCAAGGGCAAAATTGTTCCCGTCTGGGGACCAAGATTGAATCCGTTATCCAAACTATTTATGGCAGCCGTTGTGGCGATTAATGGCTCTGTAGTTGCACCTTACTTGGCTAATTTCAACTGGAAGTTAGCTGGTCTTGCAGTGATTATTGTTTTTCTCGCATCATTCGGCTATGCCCTAAGTTATTTCATTGCCCGAGTACTAGGATGGGATGAGGCCGATCAGGTCGCATTGGTCTTCAACGGAGGCATGCGTAACATTAGTGCTGGCGCGGTACTCGCTGTTACTTATTTCCCGCCACCTGTTGCCGTTCCCGTTGTCCTCGGTATGGTGTTCCAGCAGATGCTCGCTTCCTTGTCAGGGTACCTATTGGGTCGTCGTTCTCAGCTACTACAGAAGTCAGATAAGACATCCGCTGCGTAA
- a CDS encoding MerR family transcriptional regulator — protein MYTVQDAALITGLTEHAVRFYTDKGLVPSVQRNKNNIRLFDEESINWLHGVRCLKQTGLPIENIKTYVDLCLEGDSTVPQRLALMMEYKEAALIQLEEAKQRVAHLEEKTLHYQAILERGIPDMTNPRTWETNREESTDCPASRLANNSVSAVQASGQCPAAAMQQQISSVS, from the coding sequence ATGTATACCGTTCAAGATGCAGCTTTAATTACAGGGCTTACGGAGCATGCTGTTCGCTTCTATACAGACAAAGGTCTGGTGCCGAGCGTTCAACGGAACAAAAACAACATCCGGCTGTTTGACGAGGAATCCATCAATTGGCTGCACGGGGTTAGATGTCTGAAGCAGACGGGATTACCAATCGAGAACATCAAAACATATGTTGATCTCTGCCTGGAAGGTGATTCAACCGTCCCGCAGCGTCTCGCGCTTATGATGGAGTATAAGGAGGCAGCGCTAATTCAGCTGGAAGAGGCGAAGCAGCGCGTTGCCCATCTGGAAGAGAAAACACTCCACTATCAAGCCATCCTGGAACGCGGCATTCCGGACATGACCAACCCTCGTACTTGGGAAACGAATCGGGAGGAATCAACGGATTGTCCAGCCTCTCGCTTGGCAAATAACAGTGTTTCAGCTGTCCAAGCTTCGGGTCAATGCCCGGCAGCAGCGATGCAGCAACAAATCAGCAGCGTATCTTAA
- a CDS encoding aldo/keto reductase gives MQTVTLNNGVNMPIIGFGVYQVPDAEQCENTVYEALMAGYRLIDTAAGYMNEEAVGRAIKRSGVPREELFITTKLWIQDAGYESAKLAFYKSLQKLQLDYLDLYLIHMPFGDYYGAWRAMEELYREGKIKAIGVSNFLPDRLMDLILHNEIVPAVNQIETHPFQQQIVNAAFMKEHGVQHQSWAPFAEGRNNLFSNVLLTSIADKHKKTVAQIVLRSLVQNGIVVIPKSVRKERLVENFNIFDFELSSEDMTMISTLDRGESLFMSVDDPEVAQMLGNLKVDL, from the coding sequence ATGCAAACTGTAACATTGAACAATGGCGTGAACATGCCAATCATCGGCTTCGGGGTGTATCAAGTCCCTGATGCTGAACAATGTGAGAACACGGTATATGAAGCACTGATGGCTGGTTATCGCCTAATTGATACCGCAGCTGGTTATATGAATGAAGAGGCTGTTGGACGCGCAATTAAGCGTAGCGGTGTGCCGCGGGAAGAATTATTTATCACAACGAAACTGTGGATTCAGGATGCAGGTTATGAAAGTGCCAAGCTTGCCTTCTACAAATCCCTGCAGAAGCTACAGCTTGATTATCTTGATCTGTATCTGATTCACATGCCCTTCGGTGATTACTACGGCGCATGGCGCGCAATGGAAGAGCTGTACCGAGAAGGCAAAATTAAGGCCATTGGCGTCAGTAACTTCCTGCCAGACCGTTTGATGGATCTTATCCTTCATAACGAAATCGTGCCTGCAGTCAATCAGATTGAAACCCATCCATTCCAACAGCAGATCGTAAATGCTGCTTTTATGAAAGAGCATGGCGTTCAGCATCAATCGTGGGCACCGTTCGCCGAAGGTCGCAATAATTTGTTTAGCAATGTATTACTGACCTCTATCGCGGATAAACACAAGAAAACGGTCGCTCAAATTGTACTGCGCTCACTCGTGCAGAATGGAATTGTTGTCATTCCCAAATCCGTTCGCAAAGAGCGTCTGGTCGAGAATTTTAACATTTTTGATTTCGAATTAAGCTCGGAAGATATGACAATGATCTCCACACTGGATAGAGGCGAAAGTCTGTTCATGTCCGTCGACGATCCTGAAGTTGCCCAAATGCTGGGCAATCTAAAGGTTGACCTGTAA
- the asd gene encoding aspartate-semialdehyde dehydrogenase, with protein MSAKLKVGIVGGTGMVGQRFVDLLNGHPWFEVTAISASANSAGKTYEESVQGRWKLTAPIPEGVKHIVVQDASQVEAFASQVDFIFCAVDMKKNEIQALEEAYAKTGTPVVSNNSAHRWTADVPMVIPEINPGHLEVIEAQRKRLGTSTGFIAVKPNCSIQSYVPALHALREFGPTQVVTSTYQAISGAGKNFTDWPDMLDNVIPYIGGEEEKSEQEPLRIWGSVENNQIVKASSPLITTQCIRVPVTDGHLATVFVNFENKPSKEQILERWLQFKGRPQELALPSAPKQFITYFEEENRPQTKLDRDIEHGMGVSTGRLREDSLYDYKFVGLSHNTLRGAAGGAVLIAELLKAEGYIQPK; from the coding sequence ATGTCAGCAAAATTGAAAGTCGGCATTGTCGGAGGAACAGGAATGGTAGGTCAGCGTTTTGTGGATCTGCTTAATGGTCATCCATGGTTTGAAGTAACAGCGATCTCAGCAAGTGCAAACTCCGCAGGTAAAACCTACGAGGAATCGGTTCAAGGTAGATGGAAACTGACAGCTCCAATTCCCGAAGGTGTTAAACATATTGTTGTTCAAGACGCTTCCCAAGTTGAAGCATTCGCAAGTCAGGTTGACTTTATCTTCTGTGCGGTTGATATGAAGAAAAACGAGATTCAAGCGCTTGAAGAGGCTTATGCCAAAACAGGCACACCGGTTGTATCTAACAACTCTGCTCATCGCTGGACAGCAGATGTACCGATGGTTATTCCTGAAATTAACCCAGGTCATCTGGAAGTCATTGAAGCGCAAAGAAAACGTCTGGGCACTTCGACTGGATTCATTGCGGTGAAACCGAACTGCTCTATTCAAAGTTATGTACCCGCACTGCACGCTTTGCGTGAATTTGGTCCAACACAGGTTGTAACTTCCACCTATCAGGCAATTTCGGGAGCAGGCAAAAACTTTACGGACTGGCCAGATATGCTGGACAATGTTATTCCTTACATCGGTGGCGAGGAAGAGAAAAGTGAGCAGGAGCCGCTTCGCATCTGGGGCAGTGTTGAGAACAATCAGATCGTGAAAGCATCTTCACCACTGATCACAACGCAATGTATTCGTGTTCCGGTAACGGATGGACACTTGGCTACAGTCTTTGTTAACTTTGAGAACAAACCAAGCAAAGAACAGATCTTGGAGCGTTGGTTGCAATTCAAAGGTCGTCCGCAAGAGCTGGCTCTGCCAAGTGCACCAAAACAGTTCATCACATACTTTGAAGAAGAAAATAGACCACAAACGAAACTGGATCGTGACATCGAGCATGGAATGGGTGTATCCACAGGTAGATTGCGTGAGGATTCCCTCTACGATTACAAATTCGTTGGACTGTCCCACAACACACTCCGCGGTGCGGCTGGCGGTGCAGTATTGATTGCTGAGTTGCTTAAAGCTGAAGGTTACATTCAGCCGAAATAA
- the galU gene encoding UTP--glucose-1-phosphate uridylyltransferase GalU, with protein sequence MRIKKAVIPAAGLGTRFLPATKAQPKEMLPIVDKPAIQYIVEEAVQSGIENIIIVTGRNKKSIEDHFDKSVELEQSLYAKGKQALLDEVRAISELASIHFIRQKEPLGLGHAIGCARQFVGDDPFAVLLGDDIMVSDPPALAQMIRLFEKTDKQIIGVRSVQTADVGKYGIIASKGAEHGVHRVTDLVEKPSIANAPSRTAVMGRYILKPSIFPILDRIETGAGGEYQLTDALKEVSQEEDLLALELAGRRYDIGDQFGYIQAILEIGLMRQELQPMLAPYLRNLATQWA encoded by the coding sequence ATGAGAATTAAAAAGGCGGTTATTCCCGCAGCCGGTCTGGGTACACGATTTCTACCAGCGACGAAGGCTCAGCCGAAAGAAATGCTGCCGATTGTAGATAAACCCGCTATTCAATATATTGTAGAAGAAGCCGTGCAATCTGGCATTGAAAATATCATTATTGTTACGGGGCGCAACAAAAAATCCATTGAGGATCATTTTGATAAATCAGTTGAGCTTGAGCAATCATTATACGCCAAAGGGAAACAGGCCTTGTTAGATGAGGTGAGAGCGATAAGCGAGCTAGCAAGTATTCATTTTATCAGGCAAAAGGAACCGTTAGGACTGGGTCATGCGATTGGATGTGCGCGTCAATTCGTTGGAGATGATCCATTTGCCGTGTTGCTTGGCGATGATATTATGGTGTCAGATCCACCTGCGCTGGCACAGATGATTCGTTTATTCGAGAAAACAGATAAGCAGATTATTGGTGTTCGTTCCGTGCAGACAGCAGATGTGGGTAAGTATGGGATCATAGCTTCGAAGGGGGCAGAGCATGGCGTTCATCGGGTTACAGATTTGGTCGAAAAGCCTTCTATTGCTAATGCACCCTCTCGCACCGCAGTGATGGGACGATATATCCTTAAGCCATCCATTTTTCCCATCTTAGATCGAATCGAGACTGGAGCAGGCGGAGAGTATCAACTAACAGATGCTCTAAAAGAAGTTAGCCAGGAGGAAGATCTGCTGGCATTGGAGCTTGCAGGTCGTCGGTACGATATTGGAGATCAATTCGGATACATCCAAGCTATACTGGAAATCGGATTGATGCGCCAAGAATTACAGCCCATGTTGGCTCCATATCTACGCAACCTGGCAACGCAGTGGGCTTGA
- a CDS encoding GtrA family protein gives MIKRFTTIIKFGIVGILNTGVDAVVFAVLAFVGVPAMVAQAISYSCGIVNSYWWNNRWTFRDVKSQAQHKRIVRFLIANLFVLILSSLIIYVAHSLWSWSLVSSKAAATLLGMLINYVISRYWVFRSSSEAANDVSIGTNERREHSYEN, from the coding sequence ATGATTAAACGATTCACGACGATAATTAAATTCGGTATTGTTGGCATCTTGAACACTGGGGTCGATGCTGTAGTATTCGCGGTTCTCGCTTTTGTAGGTGTGCCAGCGATGGTTGCCCAGGCGATATCATACAGTTGTGGAATCGTGAACAGCTACTGGTGGAATAATCGGTGGACCTTCCGTGATGTAAAGAGTCAAGCACAGCATAAACGAATCGTCCGATTCCTGATTGCCAATCTATTCGTTCTTATATTGTCATCCTTGATTATATATGTAGCCCATAGCTTGTGGAGCTGGAGTCTTGTGAGCAGTAAAGCGGCAGCGACGCTACTTGGCATGTTGATCAACTATGTTATTAGTCGGTATTGGGTGTTCAGATCATCATCTGAGGCAGCTAACGACGTGTCCATTGGGACAAATGAAAGGAGAGAGCATTCCTATGAGAATTAA
- a CDS encoding glycosyltransferase family 39 protein, which translates to MNNAKRRIDFVLLPIVVLAAILNAYGIWNDQYANSYYTTAVGSMLRSFHNFFYASLDSAGSVTVDKPPVVFWIQTAFAYVFGLHGWSVILPQVLAGIGAVLLIYFMVKPSYGLAAARIAALVMATVPVVAAVSRTNNIDTMLVFTLLLGSWFLFKGAKQGSAWRVLIAFALIGLAFNMKMLQAYMVLPAFYLFYLLAFQAKWRKKLVLLVGSTAVMAAISLSWAVTVDSIPADERPYIGSSETNSVLELAFGYNGLSRLTGRQNTAANAGMPDASNVTNPRRNGGDSVSTQTSNQSGTDGNSGMNFPQGNEMPNGFTMPQGGFGGGGGMGGMFGTGQAGPLRLFQTELSGQASWLLPLALLGCIAILTRLRRRNSSDQMKEAIFWLAWLLPVAAFFSVAGFFHQYYLIMLAPPIAALSGAGFVAMWKAYQERTTWRAWLLPLSVLLTTIFGWYIMQAFDETIGVGWSISELIAGIIVTVALVIMMNRTHPWKEALVIAGFMVTLIGPVYWAFTPITYGGNSMIPAAGPSGSNGMFGGMSMGGRQGDRNNAMTPPSGQGDTEQQSPSSAGDSSPNNSNVGTPPSIGGGMNGTGNAQGMPTGGGRGGFGNRNEEIDSTTLQYLREHNTGETYLFATSDYNQAAPYIIDENEAVITLGGFSGSDPVYTTERLEQLVKSGQLKYFMIGGGMGGRGGNSEITNWIMEHGTEVPTSEWRSNSDEGGGFGNQSTLYEVKL; encoded by the coding sequence TTGAATAATGCTAAACGAAGGATTGATTTTGTCCTTCTACCGATTGTAGTTCTTGCAGCAATCTTGAACGCATACGGCATTTGGAACGACCAATATGCCAATTCCTATTACACGACTGCAGTGGGGAGCATGCTGAGAAGTTTCCATAATTTTTTCTATGCATCCCTTGACTCGGCTGGTTCAGTAACGGTCGATAAACCGCCTGTTGTTTTTTGGATTCAGACTGCATTTGCATATGTATTCGGTCTGCATGGATGGAGTGTGATTTTACCTCAAGTCCTCGCAGGAATTGGTGCGGTACTGCTGATCTACTTCATGGTTAAGCCCTCTTATGGACTTGCGGCAGCACGAATTGCTGCACTGGTCATGGCGACTGTACCGGTTGTTGCAGCTGTCAGTCGGACGAACAATATTGATACTATGCTCGTGTTTACTTTACTGCTCGGATCATGGTTTCTATTTAAAGGTGCAAAACAAGGCAGTGCATGGCGAGTATTAATAGCCTTTGCGCTGATCGGACTTGCTTTTAATATGAAAATGCTTCAGGCCTATATGGTTCTTCCAGCATTTTATTTGTTTTACCTGCTCGCTTTTCAAGCAAAATGGCGAAAGAAACTGGTCTTGTTAGTAGGGAGTACGGCTGTAATGGCGGCTATTTCCTTATCGTGGGCGGTCACTGTAGATTCTATTCCAGCCGATGAACGACCTTATATCGGAAGTAGTGAAACGAATTCGGTGCTCGAACTCGCTTTTGGTTATAACGGACTATCCCGGCTAACTGGTAGGCAGAATACTGCAGCTAATGCTGGTATGCCTGACGCATCCAATGTCACCAATCCCCGAAGAAACGGGGGCGATTCGGTATCGACACAGACATCGAATCAGTCCGGAACGGACGGTAACAGCGGAATGAATTTCCCCCAAGGAAATGAGATGCCTAATGGCTTCACCATGCCGCAGGGAGGATTCGGTGGTGGAGGTGGAATGGGTGGCATGTTTGGCACAGGTCAAGCAGGACCATTACGTCTGTTCCAAACCGAACTATCCGGTCAGGCTAGCTGGTTATTACCGTTGGCTCTATTGGGTTGTATTGCAATTTTAACTAGATTAAGACGCAGAAACAGCTCGGATCAAATGAAAGAAGCGATATTCTGGCTTGCGTGGTTGTTGCCGGTAGCGGCATTTTTCAGTGTCGCAGGCTTCTTCCATCAATACTATCTGATTATGCTAGCACCTCCAATAGCTGCATTAAGCGGTGCTGGATTCGTAGCAATGTGGAAAGCGTACCAGGAACGAACCACTTGGCGAGCATGGCTGTTGCCACTATCTGTGCTATTAACGACCATCTTTGGATGGTACATTATGCAGGCTTTTGATGAAACCATTGGTGTAGGGTGGTCAATCAGCGAGCTGATCGCCGGAATTATAGTGACGGTTGCTTTGGTCATCATGATGAACCGTACACATCCTTGGAAAGAGGCACTCGTTATCGCAGGTTTCATGGTTACCCTGATCGGTCCTGTCTATTGGGCATTTACGCCAATTACATATGGTGGCAATAGCATGATCCCAGCCGCTGGTCCTAGCGGTTCCAATGGAATGTTTGGCGGTATGAGCATGGGTGGCAGACAGGGTGATCGCAACAATGCAATGACTCCACCGAGTGGGCAAGGAGATACAGAGCAACAGTCTCCATCGTCTGCTGGAGATTCGAGCCCAAATAATTCAAATGTAGGAACACCCCCGTCTATTGGAGGTGGCATGAATGGTACGGGCAATGCACAAGGTATGCCTACGGGTGGTGGACGTGGCGGTTTTGGTAATCGCAATGAAGAGATAGACAGCACGACTCTTCAGTATTTGCGAGAACATAATACAGGTGAGACCTATCTGTTTGCGACGTCTGACTATAATCAAGCAGCCCCATACATTATTGATGAGAATGAAGCGGTCATCACATTAGGGGGCTTCTCTGGTTCTGATCCAGTGTACACAACAGAGCGATTAGAACAGCTTGTGAAGAGTGGGCAATTGAAATACTTCATGATTGGCGGAGGAATGGGCGGCCGTGGAGGCAACTCCGAGATTACGAACTGGATCATGGAGCATGGGACGGAAGTACCTACATCTGAGTGGAGATCCAATTCCGATGAAGGTGGCGGCTTCGGTAATCAGTCTACGTTATATGAAGTGAAATTGTGA
- a CDS encoding response regulator transcription factor, producing MKISTGIRILLVDDEPHILQFLELGLRNEGFDVRTAEHGAEALEIAHEFQPHMVILDVMMPEIDGFEVVERLRKIGTQVGVIMLTAKDEVESRVKGLWLGADDYMIKPFAFDELLARIQARLRNQFPLLIGAVTYSAFRIDDLRKEITYDHRVLELSPTEYELLKFIVMNHGIVLSKATILSRVWGYDFGGEENIVEVYIRSLREKLGDKEHKLIRTLRGVGYRVDL from the coding sequence ATGAAGATTAGTACAGGCATTAGAATATTACTCGTTGATGATGAACCACATATTTTACAGTTTCTAGAGCTTGGGCTGAGAAATGAAGGATTTGATGTACGTACGGCGGAACACGGAGCAGAAGCGCTGGAGATTGCACATGAATTCCAGCCACATATGGTTATTCTTGATGTAATGATGCCAGAGATCGATGGATTCGAGGTGGTTGAGCGACTTCGGAAGATAGGTACTCAAGTCGGGGTCATTATGCTAACTGCCAAGGATGAGGTTGAAAGTCGGGTCAAAGGTCTATGGCTCGGCGCTGATGATTATATGATCAAACCATTTGCATTTGATGAGCTGCTTGCCCGGATTCAAGCTAGGCTTCGTAATCAATTTCCACTATTAATCGGTGCTGTCACATACAGTGCGTTCCGTATTGATGATCTGCGTAAAGAAATTACCTATGACCATCGTGTGCTGGAATTATCGCCGACAGAATATGAACTATTAAAATTCATTGTGATGAATCATGGCATTGTGTTGAGTAAAGCAACGATATTGAGCAGAGTATGGGGTTATGATTTTGGCGGTGAAGAGAACATCGTTGAAGTCTATATTCGTTCCTTACGTGAGAAACTCGGGGATAAAGAGCATAAGCTCATTCGCACACTTCGCGGTGTCGGTTATAGGGTTGATCTATAA
- a CDS encoding cell wall metabolism sensor histidine kinase WalK: MAAPARQKYHHFHQLRQRFSQNSSLRSQLLTRSLFVLAALLLFIGILQFWIMESFLYRNQAKTMEEQLMSMPPVWLSVQTRNGASNLPFGGQASSDGRGSNNRLLYIPDRSLALFDQDATFEDVFGEDGLTSPRLTATAYQNIADQLNAHEHVPYQLVKDNEGNEQLIVFASPGPRNRAAPMVQMGVATQPIHDLVMRQLLIFVGLSLLAMITGLILYAKVLRRTLNPLSNIVETVQRVDAGSLGERLPIIQGQQEIDQLAFSFNGMLERLEDSFKAERESKQQMQRFLSDASHELRTPLTSIHGFIEVLQRGAATNREQLNNALSSMYGESVRINKLVEDLLLLTKLDQAPERIQDVFALDGLLYEMQPQLIMMAHDREVQLELTAKLYIVGDPHKLKQVILNLFQNAVQHSDPQHGCISISCFANQDMAELTVKDNGTGIEPEHIDHIFERFYRTSSSRSRKEGGAGLGLAITRSIVESHGGNINVHSQISVGTSFTITLPLWKERTSNTATKS, from the coding sequence ATGGCGGCTCCAGCACGGCAAAAATACCATCACTTCCATCAACTCCGTCAACGATTTTCACAAAACTCTTCTCTGCGTTCACAGTTACTTACACGCTCTTTGTTCGTGTTAGCCGCTCTACTACTGTTCATTGGGATTCTTCAGTTTTGGATTATGGAAAGCTTCCTCTATCGGAACCAGGCCAAGACGATGGAAGAACAACTGATGTCTATGCCACCGGTGTGGCTTAGTGTGCAGACACGTAACGGAGCTTCAAATCTGCCCTTTGGCGGACAAGCTTCATCCGACGGACGTGGATCCAATAACCGTTTGTTGTATATACCAGATCGTTCACTAGCTCTTTTTGATCAGGATGCAACGTTTGAAGATGTTTTCGGTGAAGATGGATTGACCTCCCCTCGCCTAACTGCTACTGCTTATCAAAACATCGCAGATCAGTTAAACGCTCACGAACATGTGCCTTATCAACTAGTGAAAGACAACGAGGGCAATGAACAGCTCATCGTATTTGCCTCACCTGGCCCGCGTAATCGAGCGGCTCCTATGGTTCAGATGGGCGTAGCTACTCAGCCGATACATGATTTAGTGATGAGACAGTTACTTATTTTCGTCGGGTTATCTCTTCTCGCCATGATTACAGGTCTCATTCTGTATGCCAAAGTTCTTCGGCGAACGTTAAATCCATTATCCAACATTGTGGAGACCGTGCAGCGTGTCGACGCCGGGAGTTTAGGTGAACGATTACCTATCATCCAAGGACAACAGGAGATCGATCAATTAGCTTTTTCTTTTAACGGCATGCTTGAACGTTTGGAAGATTCATTCAAAGCGGAACGAGAATCCAAACAACAAATGCAGCGTTTTCTGTCCGACGCCTCTCACGAACTGCGCACTCCGCTAACGTCTATTCACGGCTTCATCGAGGTACTCCAGCGCGGGGCAGCTACCAATCGTGAGCAGTTAAATAACGCCCTAAGCAGCATGTATGGCGAGTCTGTGCGAATTAACAAACTGGTTGAAGACCTGTTACTGTTGACCAAGCTAGATCAGGCACCTGAACGTATTCAAGACGTCTTTGCTCTGGATGGTCTCTTATATGAAATGCAGCCGCAACTCATCATGATGGCTCATGATCGAGAAGTCCAACTGGAGCTGACAGCTAAATTATATATTGTTGGTGATCCCCACAAGCTGAAGCAAGTCATTCTGAATTTGTTCCAAAATGCTGTACAACATTCCGATCCGCAGCACGGTTGCATCTCAATCTCATGTTTTGCGAATCAGGATATGGCGGAGTTAACGGTGAAGGACAATGGCACGGGCATTGAACCAGAACACATTGATCATATTTTCGAGCGATTTTACCGAACTAGTTCATCCCGTTCCAGAAAAGAAGGCGGTGCAGGGCTCGGTCTTGCCATTACCCGTTCCATCGTAGAATCACACGGTGGGAACATTAATGTGCATAGCCAGATTAGCGTTGGTACAAGCTTTACAATCACACTGCCCCTGTGGAAAGAGCGCACGTCTAATACTGCTACAAAGTCATAA
- a CDS encoding GNAT family N-acetyltransferase produces MQENEMLSELTIECQDIYLREYRLEDLDKLQEITWQPEIYEFLPGWNASAEDRAHWLAEYEIPENQKFKQAVRAGGDIGSLYLRLAIVHKETDEFIGWCCSGIKEELPEPNREIMYGISKNYKNRGYTTQAVHGLTQYLFTHTNVELLHAIALLENAASNKVIQKCNFKFVDIIEIDHEQYNHYQKIKG; encoded by the coding sequence ATGCAAGAAAATGAAATGTTGAGTGAGTTAACAATTGAGTGTCAGGATATTTATTTGCGCGAGTATCGACTTGAGGATTTGGATAAATTACAAGAGATCACCTGGCAGCCAGAAATTTACGAATTCTTACCGGGATGGAATGCTTCGGCTGAGGATCGGGCGCATTGGTTGGCTGAATACGAGATTCCAGAGAATCAGAAGTTTAAACAAGCCGTCAGAGCTGGGGGAGACATCGGCTCGCTCTATCTACGATTGGCTATTGTTCATAAGGAAACGGATGAGTTTATAGGCTGGTGTTGCTCCGGGATTAAAGAAGAGCTACCCGAGCCTAATCGTGAGATTATGTACGGCATTTCCAAGAACTACAAAAACCGTGGCTATACAACACAGGCTGTTCATGGACTAACGCAATATTTGTTCACTCATACGAATGTGGAATTACTACATGCGATTGCATTGTTAGAGAATGCTGCGTCCAATAAAGTCATACAGAAATGTAATTTCAAATTTGTAGATATCATCGAAATAGATCATGAACAGTACAATCATTACCAGAAGATAAAGGGTTAG
- a CDS encoding energy-coupling factor transporter transmembrane component T → MDTVYFACNCNDATASLVGLTFTLVPVVLALGILPRQALVSCMKLMKPLLFFFIISTALSGTTLSTASGSLQLGFSLIQAEATLLNVYRLFIVTLASLWFSLTTPYGRMVEGLNWVLAIGQKIKLPVTSFALAVSLIFRFIPMIWSEWQRFSLIVRARGKAALRPNTVRVRDLGPMVIPLIMSLFQRAEDMTIAMEMRKVRENYRVGSTTSLLKWSRQDTWIGVIGLMIFIGYIWIRDL, encoded by the coding sequence ATGGATACTGTATATTTTGCTTGTAACTGCAACGATGCTACAGCATCGTTGGTGGGGCTAACCTTTACGTTAGTACCTGTAGTATTGGCGCTTGGAATCTTACCACGTCAGGCGCTTGTTAGCTGTATGAAGTTAATGAAGCCACTGCTGTTCTTTTTCATCATTTCTACAGCTTTGTCAGGAACGACGCTTTCAACTGCAAGTGGAAGTTTGCAACTGGGTTTCTCTCTTATTCAGGCAGAAGCCACCTTGCTTAATGTGTATCGTTTATTTATTGTGACCCTTGCAAGCCTATGGTTCTCACTAACAACACCATATGGTCGGATGGTGGAAGGGCTGAATTGGGTACTCGCAATCGGACAAAAGATCAAGTTGCCTGTTACTTCGTTTGCCTTAGCCGTGTCTTTAATCTTTCGTTTTATCCCGATGATCTGGAGTGAGTGGCAACGATTCTCGCTGATTGTGCGCGCACGCGGCAAAGCCGCATTAAGACCTAACACCGTACGTGTGCGTGACCTTGGACCAATGGTAATACCACTAATTATGTCTTTGTTCCAGCGAGCAGAGGATATGACGATTGCAATGGAGATGCGAAAGGTTAGAGAAAATTATCGTGTTGGATCAACAACATCACTCCTAAAGTGGTCTAGACAGGATACGTGGATTGGTGTAATCGGGCTTATGATTTTTATAGGGTATATATGGATTCGAGACCTCTAA